In a genomic window of Lonchura striata isolate bLonStr1 chromosome 4, bLonStr1.mat, whole genome shotgun sequence:
- the COMMD8 gene encoding COMM domain-containing protein 8 gives MARALEKLPSGRALQFLHKIVDGICGRAYPRYQDYGNVWSLSEWMQVLEETTTYFKTAVGKNMSDEEAAQQIMELNSDYQEAITKCLKGRKEEIRNALVENVHAISSAQLQDFDWQLKLALSSDKISMLQMPLLNLDLDVRENGEIKPVSIEMNKEELQNLINALEAANKVVLQLK, from the exons atGGCGCGGGCGCTGGAGAAGCTCCCGTCGGGACGGGCGCTCCAG TTCCTTCATAAGATAGTTGATGGCATCTGTGGCCGTGCGTACCCTCGATACCAGGATTATGGCAATGTTTGGAGCTTGTCAGAGTGGATGCAGGTTTTAGAAGAAACTACAACGTATTTCAAAACTGCAGTTGGCAAAAATATGTCTGATGAAGAG gcTGCTCAGCAGATAATGGAGTTAAATTCAGATTATCAAGAAGCAATCACAAAATGTCTGAAAGGTAGAAAGGAAGAAATCAGGAATGCCCTAGTAGAAAATGTACATGCAATCTCTTCTGCCCAGCTGCAGGATTTTGACTGGCAGTTAAAG CTTGCTCTCTCCAGTGATAAGATCTCCATGCTGCAAATGCCACTTCTCAATCTTGATTTGGATGTGAGAGAGAATGGTGAGATTAAGCCAGTTTCCATAGAGATGAATAAGGAAGAGTTGCAGAACCTAATAAATGCACTGGAAGCTGCTAATAAG GTCGTCTTACAACTGAAATGA